A single region of the Streptomyces sp. NBC_01262 genome encodes:
- a CDS encoding TetR/AcrR family transcriptional regulator has protein sequence MAQLLEAAAGVFCKVGYTAASTNAIAREAGVSPGTLYQFFPNKEAIAIELGTMLHHRMQEAHGELFTAENAALPLDRMLDVIVDPLVEFNCQNPVFLALVQDSDVPGALTKEHDALHTSLVQQVNTLLGLRAPALSPAARTRIADMVFGIFKAGLTLVLAREGAERDACIAELKSALYGYLAPRLGTEAMAVPQV, from the coding sequence GTGGCCCAGCTTCTCGAGGCCGCGGCCGGCGTGTTCTGCAAGGTCGGCTACACCGCCGCGAGCACGAACGCGATCGCCCGCGAGGCAGGGGTCTCCCCCGGCACGCTCTATCAGTTCTTCCCCAACAAGGAAGCCATCGCGATCGAGCTGGGCACCATGCTCCACCACCGCATGCAGGAAGCCCACGGCGAGCTGTTCACCGCCGAGAACGCGGCGCTGCCGCTGGACCGGATGCTCGACGTCATCGTCGACCCGCTCGTCGAGTTCAACTGCCAGAACCCGGTCTTCCTCGCGCTGGTCCAGGACAGCGACGTCCCAGGTGCACTCACCAAGGAGCACGACGCGCTGCACACCTCCCTGGTCCAGCAGGTCAACACGCTGCTCGGCCTGCGCGCACCGGCGCTCTCCCCGGCCGCGCGGACCCGCATCGCGGACATGGTCTTCGGGATCTTCAAAGCCGGCCTCACCCTCGTACTCGCGCGCGAGGGCGCCGAGCGCGACGCCTGCATCGCCGAACTCAAGAGCGCGCTCTACGGCTATCTCGCCCCCCGCCTCGGCACCGAGGCGATGGCCGTCCCTCAGGTGTGA